Genomic DNA from Solanum pennellii chromosome 3, SPENNV200:
AGATACGGCAAGACAACTCAATAGGAGTAGAAAGTTGCCACAACCTAGGAGGGCAGCATACAAATCACAATATGAGTTCCAGTGAAGCCGATTAAGTCATTAGTAAAAGCCGAAGCAATGGGGTTACTAGTGTGAAGAAACTGAAACCTCAAGCTCAatgatttttctaataaaaagaCTGACCAATCATATAACTGTTGTAATGAAAGATATATCTCTAGATGATGAATATGTACAGATGTATTCTCACTAAGTCCACTGTTCCCTTCCTTCTTCCAGCCTTGCCTTATCCGGATCGCTCTCTTCTTTAAAATCGGGAAGTATTTCTTATATTATACTTCCGCAGAAGACAAGATAACAAACCCAACTCAACTGCCAAattcctctctttttctcccTTTGCCTCACCGCGACGACAATATTGTGAAAAGGATTAATAGGCCCATCTTTACCCAAACAAAGCCACGACCATTACTACATTGAGTCACCCTTTTTATAAGTAGAGGATGACAGTGAAAGAAGAAGGATGCAGGGTGGCAACACATGGAGGAAGATTTAGAGCCTAGGAGCTGCTATTCTAAGCTTGAGAACACTCTGAAAGACAAATTAATGAAAAACAAGGTAAATGAAGTGCGACAATCCTGTTGCAAAGCAACAAGCTCAAACAGCACTTGATCTTCAGAGAAAAAATCTTACCTTTAAATTTAacattttctttctcaaaaaaaacatgccattttagaTACTTGATATTTGTAAAAAGCACCACACTACTCAATATTTGGATatcaatcaataaattaaacaaacacATTTTCTCATTGTTGTAAATTTAGTGATAAAATTCTATTTAGCAGAAAGATTAAGAACAACCAAAGGAGAAATATAAAACGAACCATAGTGCAGTCGGCAAAGAATCCAAAATCCTAATGCTCCTCCAACAGAAAAAATCCCAGCAGTTTGTCTCATTAGTCTTGTGCAAGGTTTTGCATCTGATCTCATTAACTCTCCATCCGAATACCCAAGCATACGCCTCAAAGCCATCACACCGGAAACCCTGGATTACAGTGGAACTTCAGATTAATGATAATGAATTTAGCAAATAAGAACTTCGCTGAGGCATTTTCACAAACAGGTTGATGGCAGTATGTAAAACTTACTCAATAATCACCAGATGCACAATTGAATCGCTGTTGCAGCTACTGAAGATAGGGCTTCTCAAAAAATTTGTTATCCTTCTCAATTACAGCTCTGCTTCCAAAAAAgtgggtttttatttttttcctgaAATACTTTAGAAGAGTAGAAGGTTAAATAGGGAGAGAAGCAGCGTCAATTCAGTTTCCATAATTACCCATTCTACCTGTGCTATTTGTTTCAATATTTGTCCGGTTTAAAAGAGAGCATTTTTTTATAGCAATTTCTTAACTTTTTCTACctgatatattttatattaaaaaatgttttgatatattttta
This window encodes:
- the LOC107012760 gene encoding uncharacterized protein LOC107012760, encoding MALRRMLGYSDGELMRSDAKPCTRLMRQTAGIFSVGGALGFWILCRLHYGPRITVPRSLRWAACGAVTVSSSTALLVRLFSPECEPQNIAAYDKKG